One genomic window of Undibacterium cyanobacteriorum includes the following:
- the waaA gene encoding lipid IV(A) 3-deoxy-D-manno-octulosonic acid transferase has translation MRFVYSLAWSLALPFVLLRLWIRGRQEPGYRQHIAERLGFYPACERKKRIWVHAVSAGETRAAEPLIRALLAQYPEHEILLSHMTPVGRSTGKILFANVADRITQVFVPYDINWMIRRFLGHFQPSICILIETEVWPNLIAQCKAAQIPVTLVNARLSERSLRKAQRLSSLFVPAADAIDYVAAQSGPDAERLATLGVKHFCITGNMKFDVTPPPHMAERGAKLRSYFDHRPVFICGSTREGEETLILDAYMKLDLPRALLIITPRHPQRFDQVAAIIEQHKLRYVRRSSLDLDADELPIPENTQVLLGDSMGEMYMYYAASDLAFVGGSLVELGGHNLIEAFAMGKAVLTGQHTFNFSEITEQAIAANCAVRTQHAEDMLKQAQKLLDNVELRRSMGQTAYAFFLKHQGATQRTMQAISKFIA, from the coding sequence ATGCGCTTCGTTTACTCTTTGGCCTGGTCTTTGGCCCTTCCTTTCGTTCTCCTCCGTCTCTGGATACGCGGTCGTCAAGAACCCGGTTATCGCCAACATATTGCAGAGCGCCTCGGCTTTTACCCTGCTTGTGAGCGTAAAAAACGCATTTGGGTTCATGCAGTATCGGCAGGCGAAACACGCGCTGCTGAGCCCTTGATTCGCGCCCTGCTTGCGCAGTATCCCGAACATGAGATCTTGTTGAGCCATATGACCCCGGTAGGTCGCAGCACTGGCAAGATTTTGTTTGCGAACGTGGCCGATCGCATTACCCAAGTTTTTGTCCCGTATGACATCAATTGGATGATTCGGCGCTTTTTAGGCCATTTTCAGCCTAGCATTTGCATCCTCATCGAAACCGAGGTGTGGCCGAATTTGATTGCGCAATGCAAAGCAGCACAGATTCCCGTCACACTAGTCAATGCGCGTTTATCAGAACGCTCGCTCCGCAAAGCCCAACGCTTATCCTCTTTATTCGTGCCCGCGGCAGATGCGATTGACTACGTAGCAGCGCAATCCGGCCCCGATGCCGAGCGTCTCGCCACATTGGGCGTGAAGCATTTCTGTATTACTGGCAATATGAAATTCGACGTCACTCCGCCACCGCACATGGCAGAACGTGGCGCTAAGTTGCGAAGCTATTTCGATCATCGCCCCGTTTTTATTTGCGGCAGTACCCGTGAAGGTGAAGAGACGCTGATTCTTGACGCCTATATGAAACTCGATTTGCCACGTGCCTTATTGATCATCACGCCACGTCATCCACAGCGTTTCGATCAGGTCGCGGCGATCATCGAGCAGCACAAATTACGCTACGTGCGACGCTCGAGCTTAGACCTTGATGCCGACGAATTACCGATCCCTGAGAACACCCAAGTTCTGTTGGGCGATAGCATGGGCGAGATGTATATGTACTATGCTGCCAGTGATCTCGCCTTTGTCGGCGGCAGTCTGGTGGAACTTGGTGGCCATAATTTGATCGAAGCCTTTGCCATGGGCAAAGCGGTCTTGACGGGGCAGCACACTTTCAATTTCTCGGAAATCACCGAGCAAGCGATCGCTGCCAATTGCGCGGTGCGTACACAGCATGCCGAGGATATGTTGAAGCAGGCACAGAAACTACTCGATAACGTGGAACTGCGTCGCAGTATGGGGCAAACCGCCTACGCCTTCTTCCTAAAACACCAAGGCGCCACCCAACGCACCATGCAGGCGATCTCGAAATTTATTGCATAG
- a CDS encoding AMP-binding protein, translating to MAVRFPSSAHVDTFAFDHLPPVEQWPELMFTLPELQYPARLNCANAFLDEMVARGFADKVAIRSANAQWTYAELTHKVNQIAQVLVQDMGLVPGNRVLLRGANNPMMAACILAVWKAGLIAVPTMPLLRAKELSVIINKAQISAALCSSALFEEMKLAQEMAPVLKQMKCFNVDANAAEDFGHSVDGLMQSKSAQYTAVDTDAEDVCLISFTSGTTGMPKGTMHFHRDVLAICDCFPRSTLKAQENDVFIGTPPLAFTFGLGGLLLFPLRFGATAVLLEKLTPENLLKAIDEFQATTCFTAPTFYRQMLPLVKNFSLKSLQKTVSAGEALPAATREAWQAATGLIMIDGIGATEMLHIFISAAGAEARAGATGKAIPGYQACVLDEEGKPAPVGVIGRLAVKGPTGCRYLADERQKNYVFQGWNLTGDAYEMDAEGYFHYRARTDDMIITAGYNVAGPEVEEVLLKHPEVAECAVVGLPDEERGQIVKAFVVLRDSSKAHLGDQPNHALIKELQDFVKNAVAPYKYPRAIEFREALPRTETGKVQRFKLKQV from the coding sequence ATGGCTGTTCGTTTTCCTTCTTCTGCACATGTCGATACATTTGCATTTGATCATTTACCGCCGGTAGAGCAATGGCCGGAATTGATGTTTACGCTGCCGGAGTTGCAATATCCCGCGCGCTTAAATTGCGCCAATGCCTTCTTGGATGAGATGGTGGCGCGTGGCTTTGCTGACAAAGTCGCGATTCGTAGTGCTAATGCGCAGTGGACCTATGCTGAGCTCACCCACAAGGTCAATCAAATTGCCCAAGTTTTGGTGCAAGACATGGGCTTGGTGCCGGGTAATCGTGTGTTATTGCGCGGGGCGAATAACCCGATGATGGCGGCGTGTATTTTGGCGGTGTGGAAAGCCGGCTTGATCGCCGTGCCAACCATGCCCTTGTTGCGCGCCAAAGAATTAAGCGTGATTATCAATAAAGCCCAGATCAGCGCGGCTCTATGTTCTTCAGCCTTGTTTGAGGAGATGAAGTTGGCGCAGGAAATGGCGCCTGTGCTAAAGCAAATGAAATGCTTCAATGTCGACGCTAACGCTGCTGAGGATTTTGGTCATAGTGTCGATGGGCTGATGCAAAGTAAGTCGGCACAATACACTGCCGTTGATACCGATGCCGAAGATGTTTGTTTAATCAGCTTCACTTCCGGTACGACTGGCATGCCGAAAGGTACCATGCATTTTCATCGCGACGTGTTGGCGATATGTGATTGTTTTCCGCGTTCGACTTTAAAAGCACAGGAAAACGATGTATTCATAGGCACACCACCTCTGGCCTTTACCTTCGGCTTGGGCGGCTTGTTATTGTTCCCATTGCGCTTCGGTGCAACGGCGGTGTTATTGGAAAAATTGACGCCGGAAAACCTACTGAAAGCGATCGACGAATTTCAAGCGACGACCTGTTTTACCGCCCCCACTTTTTATCGGCAAATGCTGCCGTTGGTGAAGAACTTTTCCTTGAAGAGTTTGCAGAAAACCGTTTCGGCCGGCGAGGCTTTACCTGCAGCGACGCGCGAGGCTTGGCAGGCCGCGACTGGCTTGATCATGATCGATGGCATAGGCGCAACGGAGATGCTGCATATTTTTATTTCCGCGGCGGGTGCCGAAGCACGTGCTGGTGCAACCGGCAAAGCGATTCCGGGTTATCAAGCATGTGTGCTCGATGAAGAAGGTAAACCTGCACCGGTCGGCGTGATAGGGCGCTTGGCGGTGAAAGGGCCAACCGGTTGCCGTTACTTGGCCGATGAGCGACAAAAAAATTATGTTTTCCAAGGCTGGAATTTAACCGGTGACGCCTATGAAATGGATGCGGAAGGTTATTTCCATTATCGTGCCCGCACAGATGACATGATCATTACCGCAGGCTATAACGTCGCCGGACCAGAAGTGGAAGAAGTGTTGTTGAAGCATCCCGAGGTGGCGGAATGTGCCGTGGTGGGCTTGCCTGATGAAGAGCGTGGGCAAATCGTGAAAGCCTTTGTGGTATTGCGCGATAGCAGTAAGGCGCATCTCGGTGATCAGCCTAATCATGCGCTGATCAAAGAGCTGCAAGATTTCGTCAAGAATGCCGTGGCACCGTATAAATATCCAAGGGCGATCGAATTCCGCGAAGCCTTGCCGCGCACCGAAACGGGTAAAGTGCAACGGTTTAAATTAAAGCAAGTGTAG
- a CDS encoding bifunctional salicylyl-CoA 5-hydroxylase/oxidoreductase, translating into MKIVCIGGGPAGLYFALLMKKQNPAHEITVIERNRPFDTFGWGVVFSDQTLGNLVKADEPTARTILQAFNHWDDIDVHFKGQVVTSGGHGFCGIGRKRLLNILQERCQELGVNLVFETDVIDEEQITRDYQADLVIASDGLNSRIRSKYEASFQPDIDTRKCRFVWLGTKKLFSAFTFAFEQTEHGWFQAHAYQYDGDTATFIVETPEDVWLKSGLDQMSQEEAIAFCEKLFAKYLDGHALMSNASHLRGSANWIKFPRIICQRWVHNLEVDGKTVPIVLMGDAAHTAHFSIGSGTKLALEDAIELSECFAKHQERGIAAVMQAYQEVRAIEVLKIQSAARNSMEWFENVERYTAMQAPQFAYSMLTRSQRLSHENLRLRDAQYVSQFEQWIAEQAFAQAGVPHPTLPAGVTIPPLPPMLTPYKLREVVLKNRIVVSPMAQYSADDGVAGDYHLVHLGSRALGGAGLIFAEMTCVSAEGRITPACPGLYKPEHTAAWKRIVDFVHTNSDAKIAVQLGHAGAKGATKRAWDGIDQPLAEGAWPLISASAQQYLPGVSQMARAATRAEMDQVLQDFVSATIGADKAGFDWLELHCAHGYFLSSFISPLTNQRQDEYGGSLENRCRYPLEVFAAIRQVWPAHKPISVRISAHDWVEGGITPDDAVQIAQLFKQAGADMIDCSSGQVSKQEKPVYGRMFQTPFADRIRNEAQIPTIAVGAIFEADHANSIIAAGRADLCAVARPHLADPAWTLHEAAKLGFTNISWPKQYAAGKFQLERNLERERQLAAANRGMSPQEIAAKLLEG; encoded by the coding sequence ATGAAGATAGTGTGCATAGGTGGTGGTCCTGCTGGTTTGTATTTTGCCTTGCTGATGAAGAAGCAAAATCCAGCGCATGAAATCACAGTGATCGAGCGTAATCGCCCGTTTGATACCTTCGGTTGGGGCGTCGTATTTTCGGATCAAACTTTGGGGAACCTCGTCAAAGCCGATGAGCCTACCGCGCGAACGATTTTGCAAGCCTTTAACCACTGGGACGATATCGATGTCCATTTCAAAGGCCAAGTGGTCACCTCTGGTGGGCACGGTTTTTGTGGAATTGGTCGCAAACGTTTGCTGAACATTTTGCAAGAGCGTTGCCAAGAGCTGGGCGTGAATTTGGTGTTTGAAACGGATGTGATCGATGAAGAGCAAATCACACGTGATTATCAAGCTGATTTGGTGATCGCTAGTGATGGTTTGAATAGCCGTATCCGCAGCAAATACGAAGCCAGTTTTCAGCCAGATATCGATACCCGTAAATGCCGCTTTGTATGGTTGGGTACCAAGAAACTCTTCTCCGCTTTCACTTTCGCTTTTGAACAAACCGAGCATGGTTGGTTCCAAGCCCATGCCTATCAGTATGATGGTGATACCGCGACCTTTATCGTTGAAACGCCTGAAGACGTTTGGTTGAAATCTGGTTTAGATCAAATGTCGCAAGAAGAAGCGATAGCCTTCTGCGAGAAACTGTTTGCCAAATACCTCGATGGTCATGCGCTGATGAGTAATGCCAGCCATTTACGTGGCTCTGCCAATTGGATTAAATTCCCGCGCATCATTTGTCAACGCTGGGTTCATAATCTCGAAGTCGATGGCAAAACCGTGCCTATCGTATTGATGGGAGACGCCGCTCACACCGCGCATTTCTCGATCGGTTCAGGGACGAAATTGGCCTTGGAAGATGCAATTGAACTCAGCGAATGTTTCGCGAAGCATCAAGAACGAGGTATCGCCGCTGTGATGCAAGCCTATCAGGAAGTGCGCGCCATTGAAGTCTTGAAAATTCAAAGTGCAGCACGTAATTCCATGGAGTGGTTTGAAAACGTCGAGCGTTACACGGCCATGCAAGCACCGCAATTCGCCTATTCCATGCTGACCCGCAGCCAGCGCTTGTCGCATGAAAATCTGCGTTTGCGTGATGCGCAGTATGTGAGCCAGTTTGAACAATGGATCGCTGAACAAGCCTTCGCTCAAGCTGGAGTGCCGCATCCAACTTTACCGGCTGGTGTCACTATTCCACCCTTGCCACCCATGCTGACGCCGTATAAGTTGCGAGAAGTCGTGTTGAAGAATCGTATTGTGGTGTCGCCGATGGCGCAGTATTCCGCCGACGATGGTGTGGCCGGTGATTATCATTTAGTGCACCTCGGTAGTCGTGCGCTTGGCGGTGCTGGTTTGATTTTTGCGGAGATGACCTGCGTCTCTGCTGAAGGACGCATCACGCCTGCGTGTCCGGGTTTGTATAAACCTGAACACACGGCAGCATGGAAACGTATCGTTGATTTTGTCCATACCAATAGTGATGCCAAGATCGCGGTGCAGTTAGGTCATGCTGGTGCCAAAGGCGCGACGAAACGCGCGTGGGATGGTATTGATCAACCGCTCGCGGAGGGGGCATGGCCATTGATTTCCGCCTCGGCGCAGCAATATCTACCGGGCGTTTCGCAGATGGCACGGGCAGCGACGCGTGCTGAAATGGATCAGGTTTTGCAAGACTTCGTGTCAGCCACGATCGGCGCCGACAAGGCGGGCTTCGATTGGTTGGAACTGCACTGCGCGCACGGCTATTTCTTGTCGAGTTTTATTTCGCCACTGACCAATCAACGCCAAGATGAATACGGTGGCTCTTTGGAAAATCGCTGTCGCTATCCCTTAGAAGTGTTTGCGGCAATTCGCCAAGTTTGGCCGGCGCATAAACCGATCTCGGTCCGTATTTCTGCGCACGATTGGGTTGAAGGCGGCATTACACCCGATGATGCGGTGCAGATCGCGCAGCTGTTCAAGCAGGCCGGCGCCGATATGATTGACTGTTCGTCGGGCCAAGTCAGCAAACAAGAGAAACCGGTGTATGGACGCATGTTCCAAACCCCATTTGCCGATCGCATACGTAATGAGGCGCAGATTCCAACGATTGCGGTGGGCGCGATTTTTGAGGCTGATCATGCGAATAGCATTATTGCCGCTGGTCGTGCAGATCTGTGCGCCGTGGCACGTCCACACTTGGCGGATCCAGCATGGACCTTACATGAGGCAGCGAAGCTTGGTTTCACGAATATCTCGTGGCCGAAGCAGTATGCAGCGGGCAAATTCCAACTCGAGCGCAATTTGGAGCGTGAACGTCAATTAGCGGCAGCCAATCGTGGCATGAGTCCGCAAGAGATCGCCGCCAAATTGTTGGAAGGCTGA
- a CDS encoding SDR family NAD(P)-dependent oxidoreductase — translation MMQNDTQMRMSELAEQSLIGKHALVTGGGSGIGLAIARALLKQGVKVTITGRTEGRLNEALQQLENEAATAGVGATVMAVVMDVSDAESVRQGFAQARANMGEIDILINNAGQAGSAPFLKTSVEHWQQMLSVNLTGCFLCSQEALSAMIKSGWGRIINVASTAALKGYAYVAAYCAAKHGVLGLTRALAVEVAQKGVTVNAVCPGFTETDIVQEAIRNIVEKTGRSEAEARTELASANPQKRLIQPQEVADTVLWLCQPSSAAQNGQAIAIAGGEVM, via the coding sequence ATGATGCAAAATGACACACAGATGCGTATGAGCGAGCTAGCAGAGCAATCTTTGATCGGCAAGCATGCGCTAGTGACGGGGGGCGGTAGCGGCATCGGTTTGGCGATCGCACGCGCTTTGCTCAAACAGGGTGTGAAAGTCACGATAACAGGTCGCACTGAAGGGCGCTTGAACGAAGCTTTGCAGCAATTGGAAAACGAGGCTGCGACGGCTGGAGTGGGTGCGACGGTGATGGCAGTGGTAATGGATGTCAGTGATGCGGAGTCGGTCCGTCAAGGCTTTGCTCAAGCACGTGCAAACATGGGCGAGATCGACATCTTGATAAATAACGCCGGTCAAGCGGGCTCCGCGCCTTTCCTGAAAACGAGCGTCGAACATTGGCAGCAGATGTTGTCAGTCAATTTGACGGGATGCTTCTTATGTAGCCAAGAAGCTTTGTCTGCGATGATAAAAAGTGGCTGGGGGCGCATCATTAATGTCGCGAGCACGGCAGCTTTGAAAGGCTATGCCTATGTCGCCGCCTATTGTGCTGCGAAACATGGCGTGCTTGGTTTGACGCGCGCCTTGGCGGTCGAAGTCGCGCAAAAAGGCGTGACCGTGAATGCGGTGTGCCCAGGTTTTACCGAAACTGATATCGTTCAAGAAGCGATTCGTAATATCGTCGAAAAGACCGGTCGTAGCGAAGCCGAAGCGCGTACCGAACTGGCTTCTGCCAATCCGCAAAAACGTTTAATCCAACCGCAAGAAGTGGCCGATACGGTACTGTGGTTATGTCAGCCGAGTAGCGCTGCGCAGAATGGGCAAGCGATTGCGATTGCTGGCGGTGAGGTGATGTGA
- a CDS encoding MarR family winged helix-turn-helix transcriptional regulator, translating into MDDANKAREPLDLESRLREDHHQSLKLWLRMLSTTTMIETEIRNRLRAEFGITLPRFDLMAQLERHPEGLRMGELSKRMMVTGGNITGITDQLEQEELVVRVPDHKDRRAYSVKLTPAGRKAFERMASVHEAWVDELFANVGAEQKSLMMQGLAQLKSQFMADPDAASAIDDEHGGAQ; encoded by the coding sequence ATGGATGATGCCAACAAAGCCCGTGAACCGCTCGACCTCGAGTCACGCTTGCGCGAGGATCATCACCAGTCTTTGAAATTGTGGTTACGCATGCTGTCGACCACGACCATGATTGAGACCGAAATTCGGAATCGCTTGCGGGCTGAATTTGGCATTACATTGCCACGTTTTGATTTGATGGCGCAATTAGAACGCCATCCTGAAGGTTTACGCATGGGTGAACTGTCGAAACGAATGATGGTCACGGGTGGCAATATCACGGGCATCACCGATCAGCTCGAACAAGAAGAATTAGTGGTGCGAGTACCCGATCACAAAGACAGGCGCGCCTACAGTGTCAAACTCACCCCCGCTGGGCGTAAAGCCTTTGAACGTATGGCCAGTGTGCACGAAGCTTGGGTTGATGAGTTGTTTGCTAATGTCGGAGCAGAGCAGAAGAGCCTGATGATGCAGGGCCTGGCGCAATTGAAATCACAGTTTATGGCGGACCCTGATGCCGCTTCTGCGATTGATGATGAGCATGGCGGTGCGCAGTAA
- a CDS encoding enoyl-CoA hydratase family protein: protein MKYLEGESNTLAGNHLSLKHYQAQHFAFSVQGTVATITLNRPERKNPLTFESYAELRDLFRQMYYADDIKAIVVTGAGENFCSGGDVHEIIGPLTKLDMPGLLQFTQMTGDLVKAMRACPQPIVAAVDGVCAGAGAIIAMASDIRMGTARSKTAFLFTRVGLAGCDMGACAILPRIIGQGRASDLLYSGRSMSGEEAERWGFFNRVVEPSEVLGAAQAYAQMLADGPTFAHAMTKKMLHQEWDMGVDQAIDAEAQMQAICMKTNDFHRAYHAFVNKQKPQFEGN, encoded by the coding sequence ATGAAATATCTCGAAGGCGAAAGCAATACTTTGGCAGGCAATCACCTGTCGTTGAAACACTATCAAGCGCAACACTTCGCGTTTAGTGTGCAAGGCACGGTGGCGACCATTACTTTGAATCGACCCGAACGCAAAAATCCTCTGACCTTTGAGTCCTATGCCGAATTGCGCGATCTGTTTCGACAAATGTACTATGCCGACGATATCAAAGCCATCGTGGTAACAGGCGCTGGCGAGAATTTTTGTTCGGGTGGTGACGTGCACGAAATTATCGGCCCATTGACCAAACTCGATATGCCTGGTTTGCTGCAGTTCACGCAGATGACGGGCGATCTCGTGAAAGCGATGCGTGCTTGCCCACAGCCTATCGTGGCGGCGGTTGATGGCGTCTGTGCTGGTGCTGGCGCGATCATCGCGATGGCGTCGGATATCCGCATGGGGACGGCCCGCAGTAAGACGGCGTTCTTGTTCACACGGGTCGGTTTGGCCGGTTGCGATATGGGAGCGTGTGCGATTTTGCCGCGTATTATCGGGCAAGGGCGTGCCTCTGATTTATTGTATAGCGGTCGTAGTATGAGCGGCGAAGAAGCCGAGCGTTGGGGCTTCTTTAATCGAGTCGTGGAACCCAGTGAAGTACTCGGTGCAGCGCAAGCCTATGCACAAATGCTGGCAGACGGTCCGACATTCGCCCACGCTATGACTAAGAAAATGTTGCATCAAGAATGGGATATGGGAGTCGACCAAGCGATTGACGCGGAAGCACAGATGCAGGCGATTTGTATGAAGACCAATGATTTTCATCGTGCTTACCATGCCTTTGTGAACAAACAAAAACCTCAGTTTGAAGGTAACTAA
- a CDS encoding acyl-CoA dehydrogenase family protein, whose protein sequence is MADHSYLQWPFFDESHRALHQALDTWAAKEIDQTHHHDVDQTCRDLVKQLGSADWLAYAVGGQAYGGRMERIDTRSICLLRENLARYSGLADFALAMQGLGSGAISLFGTEAQKRSYLPKVASGAAIAAFALSEPQAGSDVAAMQCAAQLQCDESGEYYVLDGEKTWISNGGIADFYVVFVRTGEAPGARGITALIVDSNLPGFEIAERIDVIAPHPLARLRFNQCRVPVSQRIGEAGQGFKVAMATLDVFRTSVAAAALGFARRALDEAMMRATSRQMFGQTLADFQLTQAKLAQMATTIDSAALLVYRAAWMRDQGQRVTKEAAMAKMQATEGAQQVIDAALQLFGGMGVMSEVPVERLYREIRALRIYEGATEVQQLIIARELLKEYKDAQA, encoded by the coding sequence ATGGCCGATCATAGTTATTTGCAGTGGCCTTTTTTCGATGAGTCACATCGCGCACTGCATCAGGCACTCGATACTTGGGCGGCTAAGGAAATCGATCAAACGCATCATCACGATGTCGACCAAACTTGCCGTGATTTGGTAAAGCAACTCGGTAGTGCGGATTGGCTTGCTTATGCGGTTGGAGGCCAAGCCTATGGTGGACGCATGGAGCGCATCGACACACGTTCGATTTGTCTCTTGCGAGAAAACTTAGCGCGATATTCAGGCTTAGCCGATTTTGCTCTTGCCATGCAAGGTTTGGGAAGTGGGGCGATCAGCCTGTTTGGTACAGAAGCGCAAAAGCGCAGCTATTTGCCGAAAGTCGCCAGCGGTGCGGCGATTGCAGCGTTTGCTTTGTCGGAGCCTCAGGCAGGTTCTGATGTCGCGGCGATGCAATGTGCTGCGCAATTACAGTGCGATGAAAGTGGTGAGTACTATGTGCTCGACGGTGAAAAGACCTGGATTTCGAATGGTGGCATCGCCGACTTTTATGTGGTCTTTGTACGCACCGGTGAAGCGCCCGGCGCACGTGGTATCACGGCCTTGATCGTAGATAGTAACTTGCCGGGATTTGAAATTGCAGAGCGCATCGATGTGATCGCGCCACATCCTCTGGCCCGTCTGCGCTTCAATCAATGCCGCGTACCGGTCAGTCAGCGGATTGGCGAGGCCGGACAAGGTTTTAAAGTGGCGATGGCGACCTTAGATGTATTCCGCACTTCGGTCGCCGCTGCGGCACTAGGATTTGCTCGTCGTGCTTTGGACGAAGCCATGATGCGTGCGACCAGTCGTCAGATGTTCGGTCAGACACTGGCAGATTTCCAATTGACGCAAGCTAAGTTGGCGCAGATGGCGACCACGATCGATAGTGCGGCCTTGTTGGTGTACCGCGCGGCATGGATGCGTGATCAAGGACAGCGCGTCACCAAAGAAGCAGCGATGGCAAAGATGCAGGCCACCGAAGGCGCACAGCAAGTGATCGATGCAGCGTTGCAGTTATTCGGCGGCATGGGTGTCATGAGCGAGGTTCCGGTCGAACGTTTGTATCGTGAAATTCGCGCCTTGCGAATCTATGAAGGTGCAACCGAAGTGCAGCAATTGATCATCGCGCGTGAACTCCTCAAAGAGTACAAGGATGCACAAGCATGA
- a CDS encoding acyl-CoA thioesterase: MNEVFSTPIEIRFAHCDPAGIVFYPRYFELINGVVEDWCGHALGMSFHEMHVVKDIGLPTVHIETDFVKTSVLGDRLTAQLRVLKLGRASVTVEIRMVGEKNDLRLRAELVLVMAHVRDRKAIALPEVLRTQMQRFVVVDAIS, translated from the coding sequence ATGAACGAGGTATTTAGCACGCCAATTGAGATTCGATTTGCGCATTGCGATCCCGCCGGGATCGTGTTCTATCCACGCTATTTTGAGTTGATCAACGGCGTGGTGGAAGATTGGTGTGGGCACGCCTTGGGCATGAGTTTTCATGAAATGCATGTGGTGAAAGATATCGGTTTGCCGACTGTGCATATCGAGACGGATTTCGTGAAAACCAGCGTCCTCGGCGACCGCTTGACGGCGCAGTTGCGCGTGTTGAAATTGGGCCGTGCTTCCGTCACGGTGGAGATCCGCATGGTCGGGGAGAAAAACGATTTACGTTTGCGTGCAGAATTGGTATTGGTGATGGCACATGTGAGAGATCGAAAAGCGATTGCCTTGCCTGAAGTCTTGCGAACGCAGATGCAAAGATTTGTCGTTGTTGATGCCATTAGCTAA
- a CDS encoding RidA family protein codes for MDILQPPGWARPRGYSNGIAARGRTVCVSGMIGWDAQGQFHTDDFAGQTRQALQNIVEVLAEARAKPEHIVRMTWYITDKKEYIAAYKEIGAAYRELIGKHYPTMTAVQVSALIEDRAKVEIEVTAIVPDEA; via the coding sequence ATGGATATTTTGCAACCACCAGGCTGGGCTCGTCCGCGCGGGTATTCAAACGGTATCGCGGCACGAGGTCGCACTGTCTGTGTTAGCGGCATGATAGGCTGGGACGCACAAGGGCAATTTCATACCGACGATTTTGCAGGACAGACGCGTCAAGCATTACAAAATATTGTTGAAGTCCTAGCAGAAGCCAGAGCCAAGCCGGAACACATTGTTCGTATGACTTGGTACATCACCGACAAAAAGGAATACATCGCCGCCTACAAAGAAATCGGTGCAGCCTACCGTGAGCTCATCGGCAAACACTACCCAACCATGACCGCAGTACAGGTTTCGGCTTTGATTGAAGATAGAGCCAAAGTGGAAATTGAAGTAACAGCGATCGTGCCCGATGAGGCTTGA